A window of Mucilaginibacter paludis DSM 18603 contains these coding sequences:
- a CDS encoding response regulator: protein MKEIGLIEDNKTIRDLYSRYFKRTQSFDVVFSVSDIADAISFKKNQPRIILLDVNLPSGSGIDGIKLLADHFPQSKIVILSAMEDSKLTTLAVQNGAVGYLLKTSSMAYICESLLQIDNGGMSFSPATISHLIQPKEVVEQQITELTKRELELVELLSGGFANKIAADKLNVTYFTINQHLKNIYKKLNINSKPELISWFLNRKNRPSSK from the coding sequence ATGAAGGAAATTGGTTTAATTGAGGATAACAAAACCATACGCGACCTTTACTCCAGATACTTTAAAAGAACACAATCGTTTGATGTGGTATTTTCTGTTTCTGATATCGCGGATGCGATATCATTTAAAAAAAACCAGCCCCGGATTATCCTTTTAGATGTTAACCTGCCTTCAGGTTCAGGAATTGACGGCATCAAACTATTAGCAGATCATTTTCCTCAGAGCAAGATCGTTATCCTGTCGGCTATGGAAGATAGCAAATTAACAACACTCGCGGTACAAAATGGTGCGGTAGGGTATTTATTAAAAACCAGTAGCATGGCCTATATATGCGAGTCGCTGCTTCAGATAGATAACGGGGGAATGTCATTTTCGCCAGCCACCATCAGTCATTTAATCCAACCAAAAGAAGTTGTTGAACAGCAGATAACCGAGCTTACCAAAAGAGAGTTGGAACTGGTTGAATTATTAAGTGGCGGATTTGCCAATAAAATTGCGGCCGATAAATTAAATGTTACTTATTTTACCATTAACCAACATCTGAAAAATATATACAAAAAGCTGAACATCAACTCGAAACCAGAGTTAATATCATGGTTTCTGAACAGAAAAAACAGACCGTCATCCAAGTAA
- a CDS encoding efflux transporter outer membrane subunit: MKNYVNRLALIVLFLSACKVSKDIQTPQAQLPEHFRNAAVTSDTSSVADVAWKSFFTDATLQKLIDSAIAKNYDMQIAVKNIEASQLLFKQVKWNYVPVVALNVTGSTSRPSDNSLTGLSLSQYNLGTKHIEDYSANLSLSWEADIWGKIRNQQKSALAAYLQTVEARKAVQTTLVASVSQGYYNLLMLDAQLAIAQKNVLLNDSTLRIIRLQYDAGQVTSLAIEQAQAQQMAAAKLIPAFEQNISIQENALRILTGELPGKIERNSILDQIAIPNNLSAGIPSALVSRRPDVKNYELALIIANANVGINKAAMYPALRITASGGVNSFQASNWFNIPASLFGIVAGSVVQPLVQHKELNTQYRVAQVEREKTIIQFRQSVLNAVGEVSDALVKIEKLKTQQDIAANRVNTLQQANTNANMLFKNGMANYLEVITAQSNILQSELDLVSIKRDELSAVSELYRSLGGGWQ, encoded by the coding sequence ATGAAAAATTACGTAAACAGGCTGGCTTTGATAGTTCTTTTTCTGAGCGCCTGTAAAGTTTCAAAAGATATCCAAACACCCCAGGCGCAACTACCTGAACATTTCAGGAATGCGGCTGTGACAAGCGATACCAGCAGCGTAGCAGATGTAGCATGGAAAAGCTTTTTTACCGATGCCACACTTCAGAAACTGATTGACAGTGCTATCGCGAAAAATTATGATATGCAGATTGCCGTTAAAAATATCGAGGCATCTCAACTTTTATTTAAGCAGGTTAAATGGAACTATGTGCCGGTAGTTGCACTGAATGTTACCGGTAGCACAAGCCGTCCGTCGGACAATAGTTTAACCGGCTTGAGTTTAAGCCAATACAATTTAGGTACAAAACACATTGAGGATTATTCAGCCAATTTATCGCTGTCATGGGAGGCCGACATCTGGGGCAAGATCCGTAATCAGCAAAAAAGTGCGCTGGCTGCTTACCTGCAAACCGTTGAAGCCCGTAAAGCTGTACAAACAACGCTTGTTGCCAGTGTGTCGCAAGGTTATTATAACCTGTTAATGCTGGATGCACAGTTGGCCATAGCGCAAAAAAATGTATTGTTGAATGATAGCACCCTGCGCATTATCAGGTTGCAATATGATGCCGGTCAGGTTACCTCGCTTGCTATTGAACAGGCCCAGGCCCAGCAAATGGCAGCGGCTAAACTTATCCCTGCTTTTGAGCAGAACATCAGCATCCAGGAGAACGCCTTACGTATTTTAACCGGCGAATTGCCAGGTAAAATTGAACGCAATTCTATCCTGGATCAAATCGCTATACCTAATAACTTATCCGCAGGCATACCCTCGGCCCTGGTAAGCCGCAGGCCCGATGTCAAAAATTATGAGCTTGCTTTAATTATAGCTAATGCAAACGTTGGCATTAACAAAGCAGCTATGTACCCGGCCTTGCGGATTACTGCAAGTGGTGGCGTTAATTCATTCCAGGCCAGTAACTGGTTCAATATCCCGGCATCTTTGTTTGGTATAGTTGCGGGTAGTGTGGTACAGCCCTTAGTTCAGCATAAAGAATTGAACACCCAATACCGGGTAGCTCAAGTGGAAAGGGAGAAAACCATTATCCAGTTCAGGCAGTCGGTACTAAATGCCGTTGGTGAAGTATCCGATGCTTTAGTTAAAATTGAAAAGCTAAAAACACAGCAGGATATAGCTGCTAACCGCGTAAATACCTTGCAACAAGCCAATACCAATGCCAATATGCTGTTTAAAAATGGCATGGCCAATTACCTGGAAGTAATTACTGCCCAAAGCAATATATTGCAAAGCGAGCTTGACCTGGTATCTATCAAAAGAGACGAGCTTAGCGCCGTATCCGAGTTATACAGGTCCTTAGGCGGCGGATGGCAATAA
- a CDS encoding PorP/SprF family type IX secretion system membrane protein, translating into MKSIKLILIVLLIAFTGKSVWAQQDAMYSQYMFNTLAINPAYAGSRDITSATALYRDQWVGIEGAPKTATFTIDFPIEAKKIGLGFQVFNDRLGITNTTGGFVSYAYRLRLNKGTLAFGLQGGASQYRADFTSVTLNSGGSGDLAFANNINKTLLNFGTGIYYNTDRFYLGLSAPQLLNNKLNDLSVQGNNAFAGQAIHLFLASGYVFPLNEDLNLKPSVLIKGVKGAPLEADFNGTLWLKDVIALGLQYRTEADISAMVEVQVSHQIRIGYAYDRSTTPLVQYNSGSHEIMLRYEFGSSQGKILSPRYF; encoded by the coding sequence ATGAAAAGTATTAAATTAATATTAATTGTATTATTAATAGCGTTTACGGGCAAGTCTGTTTGGGCTCAGCAAGACGCCATGTATTCGCAATACATGTTTAATACGCTTGCAATTAACCCTGCTTATGCCGGCAGCCGTGATATTACCTCGGCCACGGCCCTGTACCGCGATCAGTGGGTGGGGATAGAGGGCGCGCCAAAAACCGCCACCTTTACCATTGATTTTCCTATCGAGGCCAAAAAAATAGGCTTGGGTTTCCAGGTTTTTAACGATAGGTTAGGTATCACCAATACTACCGGTGGTTTTGTAAGTTATGCCTATCGCCTGCGTTTAAATAAAGGTACCCTGGCTTTTGGTTTGCAGGGAGGTGCCAGCCAGTACCGGGCCGATTTTACATCGGTCACCTTAAACTCGGGCGGCTCCGGCGACTTAGCCTTTGCTAATAATATCAACAAAACGCTGCTTAATTTTGGCACGGGTATCTATTACAACACCGATAGATTTTACCTTGGGCTATCGGCCCCTCAATTATTGAACAACAAGCTGAATGATTTAAGTGTACAAGGCAATAACGCTTTTGCAGGCCAGGCCATCCACTTGTTTTTGGCAAGCGGTTATGTATTTCCCCTCAACGAGGATCTTAACCTTAAACCGTCTGTTTTAATAAAAGGGGTTAAGGGCGCGCCGCTGGAAGCGGATTTTAACGGCACCTTATGGCTTAAGGACGTTATAGCGCTGGGATTGCAATACCGCACCGAAGCGGATATTTCGGCTATGGTAGAAGTACAGGTTTCGCACCAGATCCGGATAGGGTATGCCTATGACCGTAGTACTACGCCGCTTGTTCAATATAACTCCGGCAGTCACGAAATTATGCTTCGTTATGAATTCGGCTCCTCACAGGGAAAAATATTATCTCCACGTTATTTTTAG
- a CDS encoding efflux RND transporter permease subunit: MFQKFIERPVLSTVISILLVIVGILGLTKLPLERFPDIAPPAVLVSAVYPGANAETILRSVTPSLEEAINGVENMTYMTSTASNDGTLAITVYFKQGTNPDQAAVNVQNRVSQASSQLPAEVLQYGITTTKQQNSFIGAMALYSEDPKKYDQTFVANYAQINIIPEIKRIPGVGSASIFGGIKDYSMRVWLNPGQMAAHKVTPAEVMAAIQDKNLEAAPGKFGERSNEAFEYVIKYKGKLTKPEEYQNIAIRANADGSVLHLKDVARVELGAYSYNSVSNLNGHDGIIIGIIQLSGSNANEIQIAIDKLMEKASKDFPVGIKYNQFYRTKTDLDESINQVEHTLVEAFILVFIVVFIFLQDFRSTLIPAIAVPVAIIGTFFFMNLFGFSVNLLTLFALVLAIGIVVDDAIVVVEAVHAKMEHNPGLSPKAATTQAMHEITGAIISITLVMAAVFLPVSFMTGSTGIFYRQFALTMAIAIIISAVNALTLSPALAALFLKNKHTEHGHEAPKQSFVEKFYAGFNGGFNYMTNRYVGGLKVLVRNKWISMAGLALIIVVTVYMVSRTKTGFIPTEDQGFVAIAVSTPSGTSLAGTNKTFKLAEDQLKTLPSARFVTALSGFNFLTQSSSPSAGVIFLLLKPTEERGEVKNIDAIQNIVRGKLGAIPGGTFFVFSFPTVPGFSNVEALDVMLQDKTNGRLDKFSGVANNFIAKLMQKPAIAYAFTSYKADYPQLQLEVDDEKANQLGVSVKDILSTMQAYFGTAQASDFNRFGKYYRVVVQADIADRTDPSTIDRVFVKNKSGENVPVNTLVKLTRVYGSETASRYNLFNSIEVNAIPKPGYSSGDAIKAIEETAKEQLPVGFAYEFAGQTREEISSGGQSAVIFMLCLIFVYFLLSAQYESYILPLAVILSIPTGLFGVFAVLGLTGIENNIYVQVALIMLIGLLAKNAILIVEFAVQRRKAGQPLVAAAIEAAKLRLRPIIMTSLAFVFGLFPMSIATGPSAQGNHSISIGAAGGMVSGVVLGLFIIPVLFVIFQGLQERITGIPVPVLLNGKSHEHHDGSPVKVAENEYSA; this comes from the coding sequence ATGTTTCAGAAATTTATAGAAAGACCGGTACTCTCAACTGTTATCTCCATATTACTGGTGATAGTTGGTATACTTGGTTTAACAAAATTACCCTTAGAGCGCTTCCCTGATATTGCCCCTCCGGCAGTGTTGGTATCTGCAGTTTATCCAGGCGCCAATGCCGAGACTATTTTACGTTCCGTTACGCCTTCGTTGGAAGAAGCGATTAACGGGGTGGAAAATATGACCTATATGACATCTACCGCCAGTAATGACGGTACTTTAGCCATCACCGTTTACTTTAAACAGGGTACCAACCCCGATCAGGCAGCGGTAAACGTTCAAAATCGTGTGTCTCAGGCTTCGAGCCAATTGCCTGCTGAGGTGTTACAATATGGTATAACTACCACCAAACAGCAAAACAGCTTTATTGGTGCCATGGCGCTCTACTCTGAGGATCCTAAAAAGTACGATCAAACTTTTGTGGCCAACTATGCGCAGATCAATATCATTCCCGAAATTAAACGTATTCCGGGTGTAGGTTCTGCCAGTATATTTGGCGGTATTAAAGATTACTCCATGCGTGTTTGGCTTAATCCGGGCCAAATGGCAGCTCATAAAGTAACCCCTGCCGAAGTAATGGCGGCTATTCAGGACAAAAACCTGGAGGCTGCGCCAGGTAAATTTGGCGAGCGCAGTAACGAAGCATTTGAATATGTAATTAAATACAAAGGTAAGCTTACCAAACCCGAAGAATATCAGAATATAGCTATCCGTGCTAACGCCGACGGTTCTGTATTGCATTTAAAGGATGTAGCCCGTGTAGAGTTGGGTGCTTATTCTTATAACAGCGTAAGTAACCTGAACGGCCACGATGGTATCATTATCGGTATCATACAGTTGTCGGGTTCAAACGCCAATGAAATCCAGATCGCTATTGATAAGCTGATGGAAAAAGCATCGAAGGATTTTCCTGTCGGTATCAAATACAATCAGTTCTATCGTACAAAAACCGACCTCGACGAGTCAATCAACCAGGTGGAGCATACACTGGTAGAGGCCTTTATACTGGTATTTATAGTTGTATTTATATTTCTGCAAGATTTCAGGTCTACCCTTATCCCCGCTATCGCCGTTCCGGTGGCTATTATAGGTACATTCTTCTTCATGAACCTGTTTGGTTTCTCGGTTAACCTTTTAACGTTGTTTGCATTGGTATTGGCTATAGGTATTGTGGTAGATGATGCCATTGTAGTTGTAGAGGCGGTTCATGCCAAAATGGAGCATAATCCGGGCCTAAGCCCTAAAGCAGCTACTACCCAGGCCATGCACGAGATTACGGGAGCCATCATTTCTATTACGCTGGTTATGGCGGCGGTGTTTTTACCGGTGAGTTTCATGACCGGTTCAACAGGCATATTTTACAGACAGTTTGCGCTAACCATGGCCATAGCCATTATTATTTCGGCTGTTAACGCGTTAACTTTAAGTCCAGCTCTGGCCGCTTTATTTTTAAAAAATAAACATACCGAACATGGGCACGAGGCGCCTAAGCAAAGTTTTGTAGAGAAATTTTACGCGGGCTTTAATGGTGGGTTCAACTACATGACTAACCGTTATGTTGGAGGTTTGAAAGTACTTGTCCGTAACAAATGGATCAGTATGGCTGGCCTCGCTTTAATCATTGTTGTAACGGTTTACATGGTAAGCAGAACCAAAACAGGTTTTATTCCTACCGAGGATCAGGGTTTTGTGGCTATAGCTGTTAGTACGCCATCAGGTACATCGTTGGCCGGAACTAACAAAACCTTTAAGCTGGCCGAAGATCAGTTGAAAACGTTGCCATCAGCTCGATTTGTTACCGCGCTGTCTGGCTTTAACTTTCTTACACAATCCAGCAGCCCATCAGCCGGTGTAATCTTCCTGCTATTGAAACCTACCGAAGAGCGGGGCGAGGTTAAAAATATAGATGCTATACAAAATATAGTTAGAGGGAAATTAGGAGCCATACCGGGCGGTACTTTCTTTGTATTTAGTTTTCCAACAGTTCCCGGCTTTAGCAACGTAGAAGCTCTGGATGTGATGTTGCAGGATAAAACCAACGGCAGGCTCGATAAATTTAGCGGTGTGGCCAATAACTTTATTGCCAAGCTGATGCAGAAACCGGCAATTGCCTATGCCTTTACTTCTTATAAGGCAGATTATCCTCAGTTACAATTAGAAGTTGATGATGAAAAGGCTAACCAGTTGGGCGTAAGTGTGAAAGATATTCTATCTACAATGCAGGCTTACTTTGGTACTGCCCAGGCCTCGGATTTTAACCGCTTTGGTAAATACTATCGTGTAGTTGTTCAGGCTGATATTGCCGACAGGACAGACCCTTCAACAATTGACAGGGTGTTTGTTAAAAACAAATCAGGCGAGAACGTACCGGTGAATACCCTGGTTAAGTTAACCCGTGTTTATGGTTCAGAAACCGCTTCGCGTTATAACTTGTTTAACTCTATTGAGGTAAATGCTATCCCAAAACCTGGTTATAGCTCTGGTGATGCCATTAAGGCGATAGAAGAAACAGCGAAAGAGCAATTGCCTGTGGGGTTTGCCTATGAGTTTGCCGGCCAAACACGCGAGGAGATTTCCTCGGGTGGCCAGTCAGCTGTCATATTTATGCTTTGTTTGATATTTGTATATTTCTTATTGTCGGCACAGTATGAAAGTTACATCCTGCCATTGGCTGTAATACTTTCCATACCTACAGGTTTATTTGGTGTGTTTGCAGTATTGGGTTTAACCGGTATAGAAAATAACATTTATGTACAAGTAGCCCTAATTATGCTCATCGGTTTGCTGGCTAAAAATGCCATCCTGATTGTGGAGTTTGCCGTGCAGCGGCGTAAAGCCGGCCAACCATTGGTGGCCGCGGCTATTGAGGCTGCCAAATTACGTTTGCGCCCAATTATCATGACATCGCTGGCTTTTGTTTTCGGTTTATTCCCCATGAGTATTGCCACCGGGCCATCAGCACAAGGTAACCACTCCATCAGTATTGGAGCAGCAGGCGGTATGGTATCAGGTGTGGTATTGGGTTTATTTATTATCCCAGTATTGTTTGTGATTTTCCAGGGCCTACAGGAGCGCATAACCGGAATCCCTGTGCCTGTATTGCTAAACGGTAAATCACATGAGCATCATGACGGAAGTCCTGTCAAGGTAGCCGAAAACGAATATTCCGCTTAA
- a CDS encoding CshA/CshB family fibrillar adhesin-related protein, which translates to MTKNYLFKIILLFVVLSGVFTRASAQYAIGGTADSLAKAVYWLTWDPAKMLSAPAGADATHIINGTYVWQFSPTVRITAIISNETLSGPNPAMIAYTPGLYARDGLNIMYSSNNLPEFGGSLGVPNCGMATTNGGTVTFDIDVKVAININGVYTDVVYPGMVIADAESIDSGPTSGAGPSEYISGTAPNAIKWQLLNKRRAGNAGDDHYKMDISNSGTAFKLYVDLAPGNFGVQAVMFAHGARELKNVSMKGTGVTALAVGFVLPFDLGDAPTSYGIAGNYIDKFVIVDNFPSDGTYAVINSTTTPLSPKPTVFIGSNNVDPDGNGIFGTAATGDDLSGANDESSITPSALPDIKVNQQNDVVISFPVTNTKSVPATIYGWLDFNRDGFFSPDELMTATVPAASTQTVTLLYTNASFINKIKSGPLYARFRITTATLADDPSTTIDERSTGFASDGETEDYKLKDILGLSISGSVFHDSDGAVGGISGTPLQSVSSQPLYAYLVDNTNTIVNKVAVAADGTYVLPNNNNGTYTLAISVNNVAIGGTLSAVTTANLPSGWAPSGETYGINNAANTGIEAGTPNLQIQVITSGKSQDITGVNFGIEQTPAAGNDTGSTIIGQPVTVDVTANDTDPDGTINKTTVQLVDPSDNAKKASVTIPGQGTYTVNSTTGVVTFTPTATFSGKATPISYVINDNFGATSPPALLSIIVKPFGVNDKDVTPINTPVATPVKTNDGNSATGTTVAVVTGPTHGTVAVTDASTGLVTYTPASGYVGTDSYTYTLTTADGIVSDPITVTLTVKPVGVNDAVTTPVNTPVTTTVTSNDGPSGVGATVTAGTPPAHGTIVVNADGTITYTPATGYTGTDTYTYTITKNGVVSDPITVTVAINKPPTATNDSAITTTNTPVSIDILQNDVAGTSDIDPTTVTITQQPAHGTLSVDPATGKVLYTPATDYSGTDVFLYTVKDKNGNVSNVATVNVIINDKPVIGVAKSLVSANRVSNGSYDVTYLVTVGNYGNSALNSLSVTDDLTQTFRGENIKVKSIKALGSLVVNSSYDGSANIEMLQPSSSLAKGQVEQLQVVVNVTLVIGNTTYFNTAVGRATSPLGIVTTDQSTDGVKPDPNKTGDVSPNTPTPVKLEKADQLIPGGFSPNGDGVNDKFVIEGAGSRKMNLEIYNRWGNRVYRNGDYKNDWDGKCTEGLHIGSDVPVGTYYYILKFDDNSRYAGFITITR; encoded by the coding sequence ATGACTAAAAATTACCTATTCAAAATAATTTTATTATTTGTTGTTTTAAGCGGAGTTTTTACACGGGCCTCTGCGCAATACGCGATAGGGGGTACAGCCGATAGCCTGGCAAAAGCTGTTTATTGGCTAACCTGGGATCCTGCCAAGATGTTAAGCGCCCCCGCTGGTGCCGATGCCACTCATATTATCAATGGTACCTACGTATGGCAGTTTTCGCCAACGGTGCGCATCACTGCAATAATCAGCAACGAAACCCTCTCGGGGCCTAACCCGGCTATGATTGCTTACACCCCCGGTTTATATGCGAGGGATGGTTTGAATATTATGTATTCAAGCAATAATTTGCCCGAATTTGGCGGCTCCTTAGGCGTGCCAAATTGCGGGATGGCTACAACCAACGGTGGTACGGTAACTTTTGATATTGATGTAAAGGTAGCCATCAACATTAACGGCGTATATACGGATGTGGTTTACCCGGGTATGGTGATTGCCGATGCCGAATCAATAGATTCAGGCCCTACCAGCGGTGCAGGACCCAGCGAATATATATCCGGCACAGCTCCTAATGCTATTAAATGGCAGTTGTTAAACAAAAGGAGGGCCGGAAATGCCGGTGATGACCATTATAAAATGGATATATCAAATTCGGGAACTGCATTTAAGTTGTATGTTGATTTGGCCCCTGGCAATTTTGGGGTACAGGCGGTTATGTTTGCACACGGTGCCCGCGAATTAAAAAACGTATCCATGAAGGGTACAGGGGTTACAGCCCTGGCTGTGGGTTTTGTTTTGCCGTTTGATTTGGGCGATGCACCAACAAGTTATGGTATAGCCGGAAATTACATTGATAAGTTTGTAATAGTAGATAACTTTCCGTCAGACGGTACCTATGCCGTTATCAATAGCACTACAACCCCACTTTCGCCAAAACCCACTGTATTTATTGGAAGTAATAATGTTGACCCCGATGGTAACGGGATATTTGGAACTGCTGCTACTGGTGACGATTTGTCGGGAGCCAATGATGAGAGCAGCATAACTCCTTCTGCTTTGCCGGATATTAAGGTAAACCAGCAAAACGATGTTGTGATATCTTTCCCGGTTACTAATACCAAAAGTGTGCCGGCAACTATATACGGTTGGCTGGATTTTAACCGCGACGGATTTTTTTCGCCGGATGAGTTAATGACGGCTACCGTTCCGGCTGCTTCTACGCAAACGGTTACGTTGTTGTATACCAATGCTTCGTTTATCAACAAAATAAAGTCGGGGCCCTTATATGCCCGCTTCCGCATCACTACCGCTACTTTAGCCGACGATCCGTCTACAACTATTGATGAAAGAAGTACGGGCTTTGCCAGTGATGGCGAAACTGAAGATTATAAATTGAAAGATATTTTAGGCCTCAGTATTTCGGGTTCTGTTTTCCATGATAGCGATGGCGCGGTTGGAGGGATTTCCGGCACGCCTTTACAATCGGTTTCCTCACAGCCTTTATACGCGTACCTGGTAGATAACACCAATACCATTGTTAATAAAGTAGCTGTAGCAGCCGATGGTACTTATGTGTTGCCAAACAACAACAATGGTACTTATACGCTGGCTATTTCGGTTAACAACGTTGCCATTGGCGGCACGCTTAGTGCGGTTACAACGGCTAACCTGCCATCAGGCTGGGCGCCGTCAGGCGAAACCTACGGCATCAATAACGCAGCCAATACAGGTATAGAAGCAGGCACACCTAATTTACAGATCCAGGTGATCACTTCAGGAAAAAGCCAGGACATAACCGGCGTTAATTTCGGAATTGAGCAAACGCCTGCAGCCGGAAACGACACTGGCAGCACTATCATCGGTCAGCCGGTTACGGTTGATGTAACGGCCAATGATACCGACCCGGATGGTACCATTAATAAAACCACCGTACAACTGGTAGATCCGTCGGATAATGCCAAAAAAGCTTCGGTAACTATTCCGGGGCAGGGAACTTACACTGTAAATAGCACTACGGGAGTGGTAACCTTTACCCCCACAGCTACTTTTTCAGGAAAAGCTACCCCCATATCGTACGTAATTAATGATAACTTCGGCGCTACGAGCCCCCCGGCATTGCTGTCTATCATTGTTAAGCCGTTTGGCGTAAACGATAAGGATGTTACCCCAATTAATACACCGGTTGCCACACCGGTAAAAACCAATGATGGCAATAGCGCTACCGGCACAACGGTAGCCGTTGTAACCGGGCCAACACATGGTACTGTTGCTGTTACCGATGCCAGCACCGGCTTGGTTACTTATACGCCCGCAAGCGGTTATGTAGGTACAGACAGCTACACCTATACCTTAACCACAGCAGACGGTATCGTGTCCGACCCGATAACCGTAACCTTAACCGTTAAGCCGGTTGGCGTAAACGATGCTGTAACTACTCCCGTTAATACGCCGGTAACCACTACGGTAACCAGCAATGATGGCCCGAGCGGAGTTGGCGCCACGGTAACCGCGGGTACACCACCGGCTCACGGTACCATTGTGGTGAACGCCGACGGTACCATTACTTATACACCAGCCACAGGTTATACCGGCACCGATACCTATACTTATACCATTACCAAAAATGGGGTAGTATCCGATCCGATCACCGTAACGGTAGCAATTAATAAACCGCCAACCGCTACAAACGATTCGGCCATTACCACTACCAACACGCCTGTAAGCATTGATATCCTGCAGAACGATGTGGCGGGTACCTCTGACATTGATCCAACTACGGTTACCATCACCCAACAACCCGCCCATGGTACCCTATCGGTAGATCCTGCTACAGGTAAGGTACTCTATACCCCGGCAACTGATTACAGCGGTACCGATGTGTTTTTGTATACCGTTAAAGATAAAAATGGCAATGTATCCAATGTAGCCACCGTTAACGTGATCATTAATGATAAACCCGTTATTGGTGTGGCAAAATCGTTAGTATCGGCAAACCGGGTTTCAAATGGTTCGTACGATGTTACCTATTTAGTAACCGTTGGTAATTATGGTAATTCGGCCTTAAATAGTTTGAGCGTTACCGACGATTTGACCCAAACCTTTCGCGGCGAAAATATTAAAGTTAAAAGCATCAAAGCATTAGGAAGCCTGGTTGTAAACAGCAGTTATGATGGTAGTGCCAATATCGAAATGCTGCAGCCATCAAGCTCATTGGCCAAAGGGCAGGTAGAGCAGCTGCAAGTTGTTGTTAACGTGACTTTGGTAATTGGCAATACTACTTATTTTAACACCGCCGTGGGCCGCGCCACATCACCACTTGGTATTGTTACAACAGATCAATCAACCGATGGTGTAAAACCAGATCCAAACAAAACGGGCGATGTAAGCCCTAACACGCCTACGCCTGTTAAATTGGAGAAAGCCGATCAGCTGATTCCGGGTGGATTTTCGCCTAACGGAGATGGCGTTAATGATAAGTTTGTAATTGAAGGCGCCGGATCGCGAAAAATGAACCTGGAAATATACAACCGCTGGGGTAACCGCGTATACCGGAACGGCGACTATAAAAACGACTGGGACGGAAAATGTACTGAGGGTTTACATATCGGGTCGGATGTACCGGTAGGTACCTATTACTACATTTTGAAATTTGACGACAACAGCCGATATGCCGGCTTTATTACCATAACAAGATAA